Proteins encoded within one genomic window of Nonomuraea gerenzanensis:
- the pip gene encoding prolyl aminopeptidase, translating into MYPAIEPYEHGMLDVGDGNLVYWEVCGNPEGKPAVVVHGGPGSGCSVGARRAFDPERFRIVLFDQRNCGRSRPHASDPATDLTHNTTQHLIADMERLREHLGIDRWLLYGGSWGSTLILAYAETHPERVSEIVIPSVTMTRRSEIEWLYRGVGRFFPEAQERFLQGVPEADRDGDVFKVLAAYSRLLTAPDPQVRERACQDWLAWEDAVISQEVNGKPGAYSDRPAAAQMAMVRICSHYFSNGAWLEEGVLLRNAGRLAGIPGVLVHGRLDLGGPLLTPWELTKVWKDARLHVVADSGHTGSETFRKLLFEAIEGFAPAKEG; encoded by the coding sequence GTGTATCCCGCGATCGAACCGTACGAGCACGGCATGCTCGACGTCGGCGACGGCAACCTGGTCTATTGGGAGGTCTGCGGCAACCCGGAGGGCAAGCCCGCCGTGGTCGTGCACGGCGGGCCCGGCTCGGGCTGCTCGGTCGGCGCGCGCCGCGCGTTCGATCCGGAACGGTTCCGCATCGTGCTGTTCGACCAGCGCAACTGTGGCCGAAGCCGCCCGCATGCCAGCGACCCGGCCACCGACCTGACCCACAACACCACCCAGCACCTGATCGCCGACATGGAGCGGCTGCGCGAGCATCTCGGCATCGACCGGTGGCTGCTGTACGGCGGGTCGTGGGGCTCGACGCTGATCCTGGCCTACGCCGAGACCCATCCCGAGCGGGTGTCGGAGATCGTCATCCCCTCGGTCACGATGACGCGGCGCTCCGAGATCGAGTGGCTCTACCGGGGCGTGGGCCGGTTCTTCCCGGAGGCGCAGGAGCGCTTCCTCCAGGGAGTGCCCGAGGCCGATCGCGACGGGGACGTCTTCAAGGTGCTGGCGGCGTACTCGCGACTGCTGACCGCCCCCGACCCGCAGGTGCGGGAGCGCGCCTGCCAGGACTGGCTCGCCTGGGAGGACGCGGTGATCTCCCAGGAGGTCAACGGCAAGCCCGGCGCCTACAGCGACCGGCCCGCCGCCGCGCAGATGGCGATGGTGCGCATCTGCTCCCACTACTTCTCCAACGGCGCCTGGCTGGAGGAGGGCGTGCTGCTGCGGAACGCGGGACGGCTGGCCGGCATCCCCGGAGTGCTGGTCCACGGCCGCCTAGACCTGGGCGGGCCGCTGCTGACGCCGTGGGAGCTGACCAAGGTCTGGAAGGACGCCCGCCTGCACGTGGTGGCCGACTCCGGGCACACGGGCAGTGAGACGTTCAGGAAGCTGCTGTTCGAGGCCATCGAGGGCTTCGCGCCGGCCAAGGAGGGGTGA
- a CDS encoding DUF6624 domain-containing protein, with the protein MRAFLLSLLATLTLVTACGEAEPTNPALRTELLAMLKLDQEVRTLEASQEDWDRVEKANTDRMRQILDQHGWPGYALVGKDGAQAAWALIQHADRDLELQKRGLELMRRAAEESDADPSDLAFLVDRVRVAEKRPQVYGTQWETDPQGQWRPRTPIEDEANVDERRAESGLKPLREYLEELKSAE; encoded by the coding sequence ATGCGAGCGTTCCTCCTCTCCCTGCTCGCCACCCTCACCCTCGTCACGGCCTGCGGTGAGGCCGAGCCGACGAACCCCGCACTGCGTACCGAACTGCTGGCGATGCTCAAGCTGGACCAGGAGGTCCGGACGCTGGAGGCGTCCCAGGAGGACTGGGACCGCGTGGAGAAGGCGAACACCGACCGCATGCGCCAGATCCTCGACCAGCACGGCTGGCCCGGCTACGCGCTGGTCGGCAAGGACGGCGCGCAGGCCGCGTGGGCGCTCATCCAGCACGCCGACCGCGACCTGGAGCTGCAGAAGCGCGGCCTGGAGCTGATGCGGCGGGCCGCCGAGGAGAGCGACGCCGACCCGTCCGACCTGGCCTTCCTCGTGGACCGGGTCCGGGTGGCGGAGAAGAGGCCGCAGGTGTACGGCACCCAGTGGGAGACCGATCCGCAGGGCCAGTGGCGGCCCCGCACTCCCATCGAGGACGAGGCGAACGTGGACGAGCGCCGGGCCGAGTCCGGGCTGAAGCCGTTGCGGGAGTATCTCGAGGAGCTCAAGTCGGCAGAGTGA
- a CDS encoding neutral zinc metallopeptidase, whose amino-acid sequence MKSLKTAAVACALAVPLAATSNAAAATYPVKHPKLIANALYKAGKLPTSTCTEIKARNGSVKQTRAYFEAVVACLEKTWKKHLTGAGLSYAKVKVRHVAKFPKKWCDMETDQDDSQALYCDETRVLAVKTGKSWTSDMSDLWLFYVAAGTYAYHVQNLVGIADAYNAIPYGKRAELLEQNRRYDLQSTCLGGAFIRSVWPMKGRTSSDWNALVGAVEGDTPGDERWFGKTANQRFWLKRGFSTGDPGSCDTWSAPSSKVA is encoded by the coding sequence GTGAAATCATTGAAGACCGCCGCCGTGGCATGCGCACTCGCGGTGCCCTTAGCGGCTACGAGCAATGCCGCCGCGGCGACATACCCCGTGAAACATCCCAAACTCATCGCCAACGCGCTGTACAAAGCGGGCAAGCTGCCTACCTCCACGTGTACGGAGATCAAGGCCAGGAACGGCAGCGTCAAGCAGACGCGCGCCTACTTCGAGGCGGTCGTCGCCTGCCTGGAGAAGACGTGGAAGAAGCACCTCACCGGCGCCGGTCTGAGCTATGCCAAGGTCAAGGTGCGGCATGTCGCCAAGTTCCCCAAGAAGTGGTGCGACATGGAGACGGACCAGGACGACTCGCAGGCGTTGTACTGCGACGAGACCCGCGTTCTGGCCGTCAAGACGGGTAAGAGCTGGACATCCGACATGTCCGACCTCTGGCTCTTCTATGTAGCAGCCGGGACATATGCCTACCACGTGCAGAACCTCGTGGGCATCGCCGACGCCTATAACGCCATTCCTTATGGCAAGAGAGCAGAATTGCTCGAACAGAACCGTCGCTACGATCTTCAATCGACGTGTCTGGGCGGCGCCTTCATCAGAAGTGTCTGGCCGATGAAAGGCCGCACCTCAAGTGACTGGAACGCCTTGGTGGGCGCGGTCGAGGGCGACACTCCCGGTGACGAGCGCTGGTTCGGAAAGACGGCCAACCAGCGATTCTGGCTCAAGCGGGGCTTCTCCACCGGCGACCCCGGCTCCTGCGACACCTGGTCGGCCCCGTCCTCCAAAGTGGCTTGA
- a CDS encoding MFS transporter yields the protein MISPSLLRPRRLPLFALAVALLAFCLTLSTPSLFRMQELSMGAYMLRGGAVFLAAVVLAPLLGVLVDRARGRRGVQVALALVSAGAIAIAYGAAQGPGAVGAPVVTAMMMTMSAMATLAPVGQDAFLPSVVGRERLVPANAVLCVLPQLVMLVGGAALSWTGLDGPAVGVVIGVPALCAAVAFRGVEAAEEPPPPRAGLWREVVEGVRFTFREPVLRAIALFLVATSLIDGFVGDMTGAARGPLLDADTTGGGLSLAVTASAYGASFLGPLVAVLLYRRLGAYRLAVVALLTSQPFILLLALSGVPGGWLWYTIGDLVPTAGTIVAGIALLSHRQAITPDRLLGRVGGTLIAVTTLSETVGSPLVGLPGEWLADLADDASSPPALLPGLGLATALALAAAVPLLRGRRRGEDETGAADDPAGATPARP from the coding sequence ATGATCTCCCCCAGCCTGTTACGTCCCCGGCGGCTGCCGCTCTTCGCCCTGGCCGTCGCCCTTCTCGCCTTCTGCCTGACGCTGAGCACTCCGTCCCTGTTCCGGATGCAGGAGCTGTCGATGGGCGCGTACATGCTGCGCGGCGGCGCGGTGTTCCTCGCGGCCGTGGTGCTGGCGCCGCTGCTGGGGGTGCTCGTGGACCGGGCGCGTGGCCGCCGTGGCGTGCAGGTGGCGCTGGCGCTGGTGAGCGCGGGGGCCATCGCGATCGCGTACGGGGCGGCGCAGGGCCCGGGTGCGGTGGGCGCCCCGGTCGTCACGGCCATGATGATGACGATGTCCGCCATGGCGACCCTGGCGCCGGTCGGTCAGGACGCCTTCCTGCCGTCGGTCGTCGGCCGCGAGCGCCTGGTGCCCGCGAACGCCGTGCTGTGCGTGCTGCCGCAGCTCGTCATGCTGGTGGGCGGGGCCGCGCTGTCCTGGACCGGCCTCGACGGGCCGGCAGTCGGCGTCGTCATCGGCGTGCCGGCGCTCTGCGCGGCGGTGGCCTTCCGTGGGGTCGAGGCTGCCGAGGAGCCGCCGCCGCCCAGGGCCGGGCTCTGGCGGGAGGTGGTGGAGGGCGTGCGCTTCACCTTCCGCGAGCCGGTGCTGCGGGCGATCGCCCTGTTCCTCGTCGCGACGAGTCTCATCGACGGGTTCGTCGGTGACATGACGGGGGCGGCGCGCGGCCCGCTGCTCGACGCCGACACGACGGGCGGGGGGCTCTCGCTGGCCGTCACGGCCTCCGCCTACGGCGCGAGCTTTCTGGGGCCGCTGGTGGCCGTGCTCCTGTACCGCCGGCTCGGCGCCTACCGCCTGGCCGTGGTCGCCCTGTTGACGAGCCAGCCGTTCATCCTGCTGCTCGCCCTGTCCGGCGTGCCCGGTGGCTGGTTGTGGTACACGATCGGCGATCTCGTCCCGACGGCGGGCACGATCGTCGCCGGGATCGCGCTGCTCAGCCACCGCCAGGCGATCACGCCCGACCGGCTGCTCGGCCGCGTCGGCGGCACGCTGATCGCCGTGACCACGCTGAGCGAGACCGTGGGGAGCCCGTTGGTGGGCCTGCCCGGTGAGTGGCTCGCCGACCTCGCCGACGACGCCTCGTCGCCGCCGGCGCTGCTGCCCGGCCTGGGCCTGGCCACGGCGTTGGCCCTGGCCGCCGCCGTCCCGCTGCTGCGCGGGCGTCGGCGCGGCGAGGACGAAACCGGCGCGGCCGACGACCCTGCGGGCGCGACGCCGGCGCGGCCGTAG
- a CDS encoding antibiotic biosynthesis monooxygenase, whose product MEYLLIRQRFTDYDTWRAAFDGLAEVRAAAGMRTVLVSVDAERPEEAVVLFECEDAQAMRRHFASDALKEAHAKAGVVPGSNQASVLLPR is encoded by the coding sequence ATGGAGTACCTGCTCATCAGGCAGCGGTTCACCGACTACGACACGTGGCGGGCGGCGTTCGACGGGCTCGCGGAGGTGCGGGCGGCGGCCGGGATGCGCACCGTGCTGGTCAGCGTCGACGCCGAGCGGCCCGAGGAGGCCGTGGTGCTGTTCGAGTGCGAGGACGCGCAGGCCATGCGGCGGCACTTCGCCTCCGACGCGCTCAAGGAGGCGCACGCGAAGGCGGGCGTCGTGCCGGGCAGCAACCAGGCCAGCGTGCTGCTCCCGCGCTGA
- a CDS encoding Lsr2 family protein, with translation MSTSARAVVYVSYHRLIVQEQGDAIEPSHVPNRLTASAPGAAVILTGLHTGVVDVTVRLTDTPPTGPGGEGWDEVEEVELVSFTGEMRLTGFGMNLPEELPVLTAHGPGRYGMRVHARGRGVAESGVPGVPAEFYLVTVWPVDVGPQAYARLGIGVAEELGLPDKSREIREWARQHGLPQSERGRIAGLDPRSPARPAVPAPLRAVAVADEHRLRVVNPFQDTAPAPDLPAGLVAAAPDSLVIHTLNRRGTVDVHLNWRPSALQAEARGWEESEEIEFVTTTGIMQVASLSPDDGQRPNLTCQGAGRYGLRVHGRSRGRHLSNRPRESYLLVVWPIELGAPAAGALR, from the coding sequence ATGAGCACGTCCGCCAGGGCCGTGGTGTACGTGAGCTACCACCGGCTTATCGTCCAGGAGCAGGGCGACGCGATCGAGCCCTCCCACGTGCCCAACCGGCTGACCGCGTCGGCACCTGGCGCCGCCGTCATCCTGACCGGCCTGCACACGGGCGTCGTGGACGTCACCGTACGGCTCACCGACACCCCGCCCACCGGTCCCGGCGGCGAGGGATGGGACGAGGTGGAGGAGGTCGAGCTCGTCAGCTTCACCGGCGAGATGCGCCTCACCGGCTTCGGCATGAACCTGCCCGAGGAGCTGCCCGTCCTCACCGCGCACGGCCCGGGCCGCTACGGCATGCGGGTGCACGCCCGTGGCAGGGGCGTCGCCGAGAGCGGCGTGCCGGGGGTGCCGGCGGAGTTCTACCTGGTGACCGTGTGGCCCGTCGACGTCGGGCCGCAGGCGTACGCCCGGCTCGGGATCGGCGTGGCCGAGGAGCTGGGGCTGCCCGACAAGTCGCGCGAGATCCGCGAGTGGGCCAGGCAGCACGGCCTGCCGCAGAGCGAGCGCGGCCGGATCGCCGGCCTCGATCCCCGCTCGCCCGCGCGCCCGGCCGTGCCTGCGCCCTTACGTGCCGTGGCCGTGGCCGATGAGCACCGCTTACGTGTCGTCAACCCGTTCCAGGACACGGCGCCGGCTCCCGACCTGCCCGCCGGCCTGGTCGCCGCCGCACCCGACTCGCTGGTCATCCACACGCTCAACCGCCGGGGCACCGTGGACGTGCACCTCAACTGGCGTCCGTCGGCGCTCCAGGCCGAGGCGCGGGGGTGGGAGGAGTCCGAGGAGATCGAGTTCGTCACGACGACCGGCATCATGCAGGTCGCGAGCCTGTCCCCGGACGATGGCCAGCGACCGAACCTGACCTGTCAGGGCGCTGGCCGCTACGGCCTGCGCGTCCACGGCCGTTCCCGCGGTCGCCACCTGTCCAACCGGCCGCGCGAGTCCTACCTGCTGGTCGTCTGGCCCATCGAGCTGGGCGCGCCGGCGGCGGGCGCGCTGAGGTAG
- a CDS encoding Lrp/AsnC family transcriptional regulator translates to MDELDTAILAELQRDGRQTNRELAEHLGIAPSTCLERVRSLRSSGVIEGFHAEVNLDAIGRPVQALINVRLHPKIREAVEGFRDYVAALPETLAVFVVSGGDDFIIQVGVRDAGHLRDFVLDHVSRHRNIADVRTSLVYDHIRKTSVEVLPPERPSRPRTGRKR, encoded by the coding sequence GTGGACGAACTTGATACGGCGATACTCGCCGAGCTGCAGCGCGACGGCCGCCAGACCAACCGCGAGCTGGCCGAGCACCTCGGCATCGCCCCCTCGACCTGCCTGGAGCGGGTGCGCTCGCTGCGCTCGTCCGGCGTCATCGAGGGCTTCCACGCCGAGGTCAACCTGGACGCGATCGGCCGCCCGGTGCAGGCGCTGATCAACGTGCGCCTGCACCCCAAGATCCGCGAGGCGGTGGAGGGCTTCCGCGACTACGTGGCCGCGTTGCCGGAGACGCTGGCCGTGTTCGTCGTGTCGGGCGGCGACGACTTCATCATCCAGGTCGGCGTGCGCGACGCGGGGCATCTGCGCGACTTCGTGCTCGACCACGTCTCGCGGCACCGCAACATCGCCGACGTGCGCACCTCGCTGGTCTACGACCACATCCGCAAGACCTCGGTGGAGGTGCTGCCGCCCGAGCGGCCCTCGCGACCGCGTACGGGGCGCAAACGCTGA
- a CDS encoding TetR/AcrR family transcriptional regulator, translating into MPPSRRAGGRRPGATRTREEILEAAQRSFAESGYDGTTIRGVARAAGVDPALVLQFFGSKDGLFDAALRADPPVRDLVTLAGEGSPADLGTRLAHRYLELWEDPHTGPRMLAVVRAAAAAPSASAMVTAFMTDAVMLPLARAIDADEPELRAALAGAYLLGVATARYVLRIGPLATLSRQEAVPVLAPVVQHHLTGQLRGPSTTGSLTGPSVMSEGV; encoded by the coding sequence ATGCCACCTTCACGACGGGCAGGGGGCCGGCGGCCCGGCGCGACCCGTACGCGCGAGGAGATCCTCGAAGCCGCGCAGCGCAGCTTCGCCGAGTCCGGCTACGACGGCACCACCATCCGCGGCGTCGCCCGCGCGGCGGGCGTCGATCCCGCGCTCGTGCTGCAGTTCTTCGGCAGCAAGGACGGGCTGTTCGACGCCGCCCTGCGGGCCGACCCGCCCGTGCGCGACCTCGTCACGCTGGCCGGCGAGGGCTCGCCCGCCGACCTCGGCACCCGCCTGGCCCACCGCTACCTCGAGCTGTGGGAGGACCCGCACACCGGGCCCAGGATGCTGGCCGTGGTGCGGGCGGCGGCCGCCGCGCCGAGCGCGTCGGCCATGGTCACGGCGTTCATGACGGACGCCGTGATGCTGCCCCTGGCCCGCGCGATCGACGCCGACGAGCCGGAGCTGCGCGCCGCCCTGGCCGGCGCCTACCTGCTGGGCGTGGCCACGGCCCGTTACGTGCTCCGCATCGGGCCGCTGGCCACGCTGTCCCGGCAGGAGGCCGTGCCCGTCCTGGCCCCTGTCGTCCAGCATCACCTCACCGGTCAGCTCCGGGGCCCGAGCACCACCGGCAGTCTCACGGGCCCCTCGGTGATGAGCGAGGGCGTGTAG
- a CDS encoding cytochrome P450 family protein, protein MEPLPIPAPGERTSQTVRRFRDVGGPVVPIELPGKVNAWMVCSYESVSEVLLNDGTLYSKNAGNCPALHDGTIPPDWPLRQLVQGDHLLTKDGDDHRRLRGLVNRAFTPARVAAMAPRIQELTDGLLDRMAGAGEEVDLVRYFSEPLPIAVICELFGVPEEERRRLREWTNVLLFHTATPQEAGEAAAAMLGYLHAFIERKRVEPGDDLTSGLIAVQEDDGDRLSDDEMLWILWLVLIAGHETTVHMIANAVVALCADPAVVPGADDQDAWEKVVEEALRSRNSVLNVMFRYPLQDVQVTGTKIPAGELIVVGLGGAGTDPARYGPDAERFDPSREPDAHVGFGRGPHFCLGAPLARLEVRIALSSLFGRYPGLRLAVGADEIDYTPSLITEGPVRLPVVLGPRS, encoded by the coding sequence ATGGAACCTCTGCCGATTCCGGCCCCTGGCGAGCGAACGTCACAGACCGTCCGCCGGTTCAGGGACGTAGGCGGGCCTGTCGTTCCGATCGAGCTGCCGGGCAAGGTCAACGCCTGGATGGTGTGCTCGTACGAGAGCGTCAGCGAGGTGCTGCTCAACGACGGCACCCTGTACAGCAAGAACGCCGGCAACTGCCCCGCGCTGCACGACGGCACCATCCCCCCTGACTGGCCGCTCCGCCAGCTCGTGCAGGGCGATCACCTGCTGACCAAGGACGGCGACGACCACCGCCGGCTGCGCGGCCTGGTCAACCGGGCCTTCACACCCGCCCGGGTGGCGGCCATGGCGCCGCGCATCCAGGAGCTCACCGACGGGCTGCTCGACCGGATGGCGGGCGCGGGCGAGGAGGTGGACCTCGTCCGGTACTTCAGCGAGCCGCTGCCCATCGCCGTGATCTGCGAGCTGTTCGGCGTACCGGAGGAGGAGCGCCGCCGGCTGCGCGAGTGGACGAACGTGCTGCTCTTCCACACCGCCACCCCGCAGGAGGCGGGCGAGGCCGCGGCGGCGATGCTGGGGTACCTGCACGCGTTCATCGAGCGCAAGCGCGTCGAGCCGGGCGACGACCTCACCAGCGGGCTCATCGCGGTGCAGGAGGACGACGGGGACCGGCTGTCGGACGACGAGATGTTGTGGATCCTGTGGCTGGTGCTCATCGCCGGGCACGAGACCACCGTCCACATGATCGCGAACGCGGTCGTCGCCCTGTGCGCCGACCCCGCCGTGGTGCCCGGCGCCGACGACCAGGACGCCTGGGAGAAGGTGGTGGAGGAGGCGCTGCGCAGCCGTAACTCGGTGCTCAACGTGATGTTCCGCTACCCGCTCCAGGACGTGCAGGTGACGGGCACGAAGATCCCCGCCGGCGAGCTGATCGTCGTCGGGCTCGGCGGCGCGGGCACCGACCCGGCCAGGTACGGCCCTGACGCGGAGCGGTTCGACCCCTCCCGCGAGCCGGACGCGCACGTCGGCTTCGGCCGCGGGCCGCACTTCTGCCTGGGCGCGCCGCTGGCCAGGCTGGAGGTGCGGATCGCGCTGTCGTCGCTGTTCGGCCGCTACCCCGGGCTGCGGCTGGCCGTCGGCGCGGACGAGATCGACTACACGCCCTCGCTCATCACCGAGGGGCCCGTGAGACTGCCGGTGGTGCTCGGGCCCCGGAGCTGA
- a CDS encoding DUF2000 domain-containing protein gives MTVLDELERRTDLPTKELAVKWVIVIDRDLPRGLQANAAACLAASTGVSVPAIVGSGGVDASGLAHAGLPWTGCTVLGAPAAIVGRIRQEAAAEPDLVVADMVAIAQRTNVYDEYLAELARTEEPPYYAVSLFGPRAVVERLTGRLPLLR, from the coding sequence ATGACCGTGCTCGACGAGCTGGAACGCCGTACCGATCTGCCCACCAAGGAGCTGGCGGTCAAGTGGGTGATCGTGATCGACCGCGACCTGCCCCGGGGGCTGCAGGCCAACGCGGCGGCCTGCCTGGCGGCCTCCACCGGGGTGTCCGTGCCGGCCATCGTGGGGTCCGGCGGGGTGGACGCCTCCGGGCTCGCGCACGCGGGGCTGCCGTGGACGGGCTGCACGGTGCTGGGGGCGCCGGCCGCGATCGTGGGCCGGATCAGGCAGGAGGCCGCCGCCGAGCCCGACCTGGTGGTGGCCGACATGGTGGCCATCGCGCAGCGGACCAACGTCTACGACGAGTACCTGGCCGAGCTGGCGCGCACGGAGGAGCCGCCGTACTACGCGGTCAGCCTGTTCGGGCCCCGGGCGGTCGTGGAGCGGCTCACCGGGCGGCTGCCGCTGCTGCGGTGA
- a CDS encoding N-acyl-D-amino-acid deacylase family protein, translated as MVDLILRGGTVHDGLGSPAFVGDVAISGGWVVETGRRLGGARRVIDVSGLVVAPGFVDAHAHSDLVPLMEQPQPFKLLQGVTTEVNGNCGFSYAPDASALAQVTGVEVPDWMFAEYLETITSAGPTNHMATLIGHSTLRAAVAGFEEHLRDGDLVRMCDLATAAFAAGACGLSSGLIYPPGGYAGTDELVALAGVAHGYGVPYVTHLRDEGAGLGAALDEAVEVARRARVRLQISHCKVAGRANHGRARLLLDRLREARVRGVDVRGDQYPYVAGSTVLAALLPPSALAGGRVRELLAVPAERERLRARAAAGGTGAGLWQDVTPDEVLVTAHAEPSYTGRSLADIARKLEVDAWAATCALVAADPAATMVAFLQAEEDLTEIMADPLIGVGSDNGLPAGLEHPRTWGCFPRFFGTYVRERKVISWEEAVRKATSANADQFGLRGRGWLGPGAWADICVFDPETIGHAGTYAVPAVRPSGIVHVLLEGRVVVESGEFTGGRRGRVLRLR; from the coding sequence ATGGTCGATCTCATCCTTCGTGGCGGCACCGTTCACGACGGCCTCGGGTCCCCGGCATTCGTCGGCGACGTCGCCATCTCCGGTGGCTGGGTGGTGGAGACGGGGCGGCGGCTCGGCGGCGCCCGGCGGGTGATCGACGTCTCGGGGCTGGTGGTGGCGCCGGGATTCGTGGACGCCCACGCGCATTCCGACCTGGTGCCGCTGATGGAGCAGCCGCAGCCGTTCAAGCTGCTGCAGGGCGTCACCACCGAGGTCAACGGCAACTGCGGCTTCTCCTACGCGCCCGACGCCTCCGCGCTGGCCCAGGTGACGGGCGTGGAGGTGCCCGACTGGATGTTCGCCGAGTATCTGGAGACGATCACCTCGGCCGGGCCCACCAACCACATGGCCACCCTCATCGGGCACTCCACGCTGCGCGCGGCCGTGGCCGGGTTCGAGGAGCACCTGCGCGACGGCGACCTGGTCAGGATGTGCGACCTCGCCACGGCGGCCTTCGCGGCGGGCGCGTGCGGCCTGTCCAGCGGGCTGATCTACCCGCCGGGTGGCTACGCCGGCACCGACGAATTGGTGGCGCTGGCCGGCGTGGCCCACGGGTACGGCGTGCCGTACGTCACCCACCTGCGCGACGAGGGCGCCGGGCTGGGCGCGGCGCTGGACGAGGCCGTCGAGGTGGCGCGGCGGGCCCGCGTCCGGCTGCAGATCTCGCACTGCAAGGTCGCCGGCCGGGCCAACCACGGGCGGGCGCGGCTGCTCCTCGACCGGCTGCGCGAGGCCCGGGTGCGCGGTGTGGACGTGCGCGGCGACCAGTACCCGTACGTCGCGGGCTCGACCGTGCTGGCCGCGCTGCTGCCGCCGTCGGCGCTGGCCGGCGGCCGGGTGCGCGAGCTGCTGGCGGTGCCCGCCGAGCGGGAGCGGCTGCGCGCGCGGGCCGCGGCCGGCGGGACCGGCGCGGGCCTGTGGCAGGACGTCACGCCGGACGAGGTGCTGGTCACCGCGCACGCCGAGCCGTCCTACACCGGGCGCTCGCTGGCCGACATCGCCCGCAAGCTGGAGGTGGACGCCTGGGCCGCCACCTGCGCGCTGGTCGCCGCCGACCCGGCCGCCACGATGGTGGCCTTCCTCCAGGCGGAGGAGGACCTGACCGAGATCATGGCCGATCCGCTCATCGGCGTGGGCTCCGACAACGGGCTTCCCGCCGGGCTGGAGCATCCTCGTACGTGGGGGTGCTTTCCGCGCTTCTTCGGGACGTACGTGCGGGAGCGGAAGGTGATCTCCTGGGAGGAGGCCGTGCGCAAGGCCACCTCCGCGAACGCCGACCAGTTCGGCCTGCGGGGGAGGGGGTGGCTGGGGCCGGGGGCGTGGGCCGACATCTGCGTGTTCGACCCCGAGACCATCGGCCACGCCGGCACCTACGCCGTCCCCGCCGTCCGGCCGTCCGGGATCGTGCACGTGCTGCTTGAGGGGCGGGTGGTGGTCGAGTCCGGCGAGTTCACGGGCGGGCGCAGGGGCCGCGTCCTGCGGCTGCGCTGA